From one Branchiostoma floridae strain S238N-H82 chromosome 3, Bfl_VNyyK, whole genome shotgun sequence genomic stretch:
- the LOC118410915 gene encoding serine/arginine repetitive matrix protein 2-like isoform X2: MLTTLCFFLSVCEEDLQSLRTAVLASLKTSEDSPAVTGEDSDDNDDEEDLEALRLAALQSLKAKSKPGNLVQSHVPPTGPTQVPPPIPQNQAGFPSHRRHPKRSNLIAINIVQEDSENDLPLPMGGPPATRGGRGRVPRIDRKVLPNEGRSSTPTKRNDKFSRFDSDSDSEEEILGRSSSSSSEEEEEEVDLKESSSSESEKEEEKEVNHIDSSSESGKEENRDVSDAEKNVEKSSDEVECNTKDGNEEENKDTKDVAEEIDVSGTRFIEEKSPDLDKKEETKVEIRAENDALVEKDTSSKDTEHEKLEQNKGEPFNGKVEDSPSSKQETEKVDTQDRPESRASSTSGSNSTSRSPSPESRPSSPERSPSERSKSSVSFTTTSSDGSSSRSTSKSRSRSRSLSRSPTPTKQRKTRSLSRERYSRRPSSSRSRSRSIGRKVSQSPHRVARRRSQSPVPLSGNRSKSPVRLPRNRSKSPKKGLLDRPGSQLRSKRGRSLSKSRPSRSLSRSRKRLRSRSQSPPRKVAKGRSEKSDSSSRHGGRDAHRSRHLPAAYRRNALSPERNLDRTSQKPKVRESKRQTERRGLPSRHGERHNRNNLEKGEKTLRVTPDRTEDKASPFRDVKKPTDEKLEARKRKFEGREAKLERKKVSLQGIVEKTGGLDSVSIKVSPVEKDRKKVSKDKPKKETRRFSVRSESAGSSSSSMLSDSESESETEESRFRQTKKDVGEGSKEGRGLGLLRTTQVRTNIPDSLDPWDRRREDRDRNGPLRSGFRRDRGERTRDRHRDRRKTHRHSPINSQETRHSNRDRDKTEVKRKVATPDKADRVPHSPPKKIQKTFRPEKESKSGSSSEGNGGQPKIKSLLSINISPPKSLAPKRNISPEPMLDKREIVEDSERQNPAVKAVKAVKRKVQVKRIVLADTEGADTIDGSDLRVRILQRKTVGGSGGEEEGRKKKKARGVKRKISITSDEVSTTPDPSEDAPVKRKSIHERLGLQSKVQRQAPQQAVSRQQIQIKIKQDVQRDLDAATTARKQSPAPSSSKKPAPDLEVRPDESELDARIRLIQQKNAAILQRKKEIEMDKKKYGN, from the exons ATGTTGACAACGTTGTGCTTTTTCCTTTCAGTGTGT GAAGAAGACTTGCAGTCCCTTCGTACAGCTGTGCTGGCCTCACTTAAAACT AGCGAAGATTCCCCTGCCGTCACTGGTGAAGAcagtgatgataatgatgatgaggaggacTTGGAAGCTCTTCGTCTTGCAGCGCTGCAGTCACTCAAAGCCAAGTCCAAACCAGGGAATTTGGTACAATCCCATGTCCCTCCAACTGGTCCGACACAG GTTCCCCCACCAATTCCCCAGAACCAGGCAGGCTTCCCCAGTCATCGCAGGCACCCAAAGAGAAGCAATCTAATTGCTATCAACATCGTCCAAGAAGACTCAGAGAATGACCTCCCACTCCCCATGGGTGGGCCGCCTGCAACCAGAGGTGGGCGGGGACGTGTGCCTAGGATTGACAGGAAGGTGCTTCCGAATGAAGGGCGGTCATCCACGCCAACCAAGCGCAATGACAAGTTTAGTAGGTTTGACAGCGATTCTGACTCAGAGGAGGAAATTctaggaaggtcaagttcaagtaGTTctgaagaggaagaggaggaagtAGACCTCAAAGAAAGCAGTAGTTCTGAATCAGAAAAAGAGGAAGAGAAGGAAGTTAACCACATAGACAGCAGTTCTGAATCTGGAAAAGAGGAAAACAGAGATGTTTCTgatgctgaaaaaaatgttgagaaaAGTTCAGATGAAGTAGAATGTAACACAAAAGATGGAAATGAAGAGGAAAACAAGGACACTAAGGATGTTGCAGAAGAGATTGATGTTTCAGGTACCAGATTCATTGAGGAAAAGTCACCAGACTTAGACAAAAAGGAGGAAACCAAAGTTGAGATCAGAGCAGAAAATGATGCTCTTGTAGAGAAGGATACTTCTTCAAAAGATACGGAACATGAAAAGTTGGAGCAGAATAAAGGAGAGCCATTTAATGGCAAGGTTGAGGATTCTCCCTCCTCAAAACAAGAGACAGAAAAAGTGGACACTCAAGATAGGCCAGAATCTCGTGCATCATCCACATCAGGATCTAATTCAACCAGTAGAAGTCCATCTCCAGAAAGTAGACCATCTTCTCCAGAAAGAAGTCCAAGTGAAAGGTCCAAGAGCTCTGTCTCATTCACTACTACGAGCTCTGATGGATCATCATCAAGGTCTACCTCTAAGTCTCGCTCTAGATCAAGGTCACTGTCAAGATCACCAACTCCTActaagcagaggaagacaaggTCATTGTCCAGGGAAAGATATAGTAGAAGACCTTCATCTTCCAGATCTAGGTCGAGGAGTATAGGAAGGAAAGTTTCACAGTCTCCACACAGAGTAGCGAGGCGTAGATCCCAGTCACCTGTTCCCCTTTCTGGAAACAGATCAAAGTCACCAGTTCGACTTCCAAGGAACAGATCCAAGTCACCGAAAAAAGGACTCTTGGATAGACCAGGATCTCAACTGAGATCAAAGAGAGGTAGATCTCTCTCAAAATCTAGGCCTTCTAGGTCACTGTCTAGGTCAAGAAAAAGATTGAGGAGTAGATCTCAGTCTCCACCAAGAAAGGTAGCCAAGGGTAGGTCAGAGAAATCTGACTCAAGTTCAAGACATGGAGGAAGAGATGCACACAGAAGTAGGCATTTACCGGCTGCTTACAGGAGAAATGCGCTTTCCCCAGAACGTAATCTTGACAGGACATCACAGAAGCCAAAGGTCAGGGAATCAAAAAGGCAGACAGAAAGAAGGGGTCTGCCTTCAAGGCATGGGGAAAGGCACAATAGAAATAACTTGGAAAAGGGAGAAAAAACACTCAGAGTTACACCGGACAGAACTGAGGATAAAGCATCTCCCTTTAGAGATGTGAAAAAGCCAACAGATGAGAAGTTAGAGGCAAGGAAGAGGAAATTTGAGGGCAGGGAGGCAAaacttgaaagaaagaaagtctCACTTCAGGGCATAGTAGAAAAGACGGGTGGTCTTGATTcggtgagcatcaaagtttcaCCAGTGGAAAAAGATAGGAAAAAAGTAAGTAAAGATAAACCCAAGAAAGAGACAAGGAGGTTTTCCGTGAGGTCAGAGAGTGCTGGATCAAGTTCATCTTCCATGCTCAGTGACAGTGAAAGTGAGTCTGAAACTGAAGAATCCAGGTTCAGGCAGACTAAGAAAGATGTTGGAGAGGGCAGTAAAGAAGGTAGAGGGTTGGGCCTGTTAAGGACAACTCAAGTACGCACAAATATCCCTGATAGCCTGGATCCTTGGGACAGGAGGAGAGAGGACAGGGACAGGAATGGACCGCTTAGATCTGGTTTCCGTCGTGACCGGGGCGAACGGACACGAGATAGGCACAGGGACAGGCGCAAGACACACAGGCACTCTCCAATTAACTCTCAGGAAACACGGCACAGTAATAGAGACAGGGACAAGACAGAAGTGAAGAGGAAAGTAGCCACACCTGATAAGGCAGACAGAGTCCCTCACTCCCCACCTAAGAAAATTCAGAAAACATTTAGACCAGAAAAGGAGTCCAAGTCTGGCTCTTCATCAGAGGGGAATGGTGGGCAGCCCAAAATAAAATCTTTGCTTTCCATCAACATTTCTCCCCCTAAGTCTCTGGCACCAAAACGTAACATTTCTCCAGAGCCCATGCTGGACAAACGGGAAATTGTTGAGGACTCGGAGAGACAAAACCCTGCGGTGAAGGCAGTCAAGGCAGTGAAGAGAAAAGTACAGGTGAAGAGAATTGTTCTAGCAGACACCGAGGGAGCTGATACCATCGATGGGTCTGACTTGAGGGTCAGGATTTTGCAGAGAAAAACTGTAGGTGGTAGTGGTGGTGAGGAGGAGGGGAGGAAAAAGAAGAAGGCAAGAGGCGTGAAGAGGAAGATATCTATCACAAGTGATGAAG TGAGTACCACCCCTGATCCATCAGAAGATGCTCCTGTCAAAAGGAAGTCCATCCATGAGCGACTAGGCCTGCAGTCCAAAGTGCAGAGACAGGCTCCCCAACAAGCGGTATCCAGGCAGCAAATACAGATCAAAATCAAACAGGATGTCCAACGAGACCTGGACGCCGCCACTACTGCTAGGAAACAG TCTCCTGCTCCATCTTCATCCAAGAAGCCAGCACCAGACCTGGAAGTCCGACCAGACGAAAGCGAATTGGACGCTCGCATTCGCCTCATCCAGCAAAAGAACGCTGCCATCCTCCAACGTAAAAAAGAGATTGAGATGGATAAGAAGAAATATGGGAACTGA